In Hyphomicrobiales bacterium, the sequence TTTCAGGCCGTGGGTCGCGATCTCCCAGCCCGCTTCCTGCATCGAGCCGATGATCTCGGGATAGCGCGCCAGCGCACTCGCCACCGCGAAAACGGTGACCGGCATGTCGCGCTCGGTGAACATCCGCCAGAGCCGCCAATAGCCAGCGCGGGAGCCGTATTCATAGATCGACTCCATGTTCATATGGCGCTGGCCCGGCCAGGGCGCGGCACCGACGATCTCCGACAGGAAGGCTTCCGAGGCGGCATCGCCATGGAGGATGCAGTTTTCGCCGCCTTCCTCGTAATTCACCACGAACTGGACGGCGATGCGCGCCTCGCCCGGCCAATGCGGATGGGGCGGGGTGCGGCCATAACCTTTTAGGTCGCGCGGATAGGTCGTCTGGCTCATGCTCATGATGGTCTAGCTGCCGCGATAGGTGGAGTAGCTCCAGGGCGAGGCCAGGAGCGGGACGTGGTAATGCCCCTCCGGCTCGGCGATGCCGAAGCGGATCGGGATCAGGTCCAGGAAGGCGGGCTCGGGCAGGGCGGCGCCGAGGCCGCGGAAATAGGCGCCGATCGCGAAGCTCAGCTCATAAGTGCCGGAGACCAGCGTTCCGGAGAGCAGGGGGGCGTCGGTGCGGCCGTCGGCATTGGTGACGGCCTGCGCCAGCTTTTCGCGCGAGCCGTCGGCGTTCAGGCGCTCCAGCGTAAGCGCGACGCCGGCTGCGGGGCGGCCGTTGACCGTATCGAGGACATGCGTCGAGAGACGTCCCATTGCCTGCCATTCTCCTGAAAACGCCGCTATGCGGCGGGTGCCGAACTCCGGCACCGTTTCCCTCCCGGCGACTGTAGAGCGACATCCGCGACAATGGATATCGGCTTTTGCGACAAGCTCATGTTCCCGGATGTCACGCCTGCGGGGCATGGGGACGATTTCGGGCGGAACGAAAGCAGGCTAGCTTCGAGGCGCCGGAGCGGCATCCTCCGGATTCGGGATCGTCACAAGCCTCGCGGAGCGCAGCGCCATGCTTGAAGCCTACCTGATGGAATGGGGCGGGATGATGCTGCGCTGGCTCCATGTCATCACGGCCATCGCCTGGATCGGAGCCTCCTTCTTCTTCATCCATCTCGACGTTTCGCTGAAGCCGGCCGAGGACATACCGCCCGGCACCGGCGGGCGCGCCTGGCAGGTGCATGGCGGCGGCTTCTACGAGATGCGCAAATACATGGTCGCGCCGGCCGTGATGCCGGCCGAGCTGACCTGGCACAAATGGCAGAGCTACTGGACCTGGATCTCCGGCTTCTTCCTGCTGGTCTGGGTCTATTACGCCCAATCGGAGCTCTACCTGATCGATCCGGCGGTGATGCAGCTGTCGCCCTTCGCGGCGGGCGCCATCGGCATTGCGGCGCTGGTCGTCGGCTGGCTGATCTACGACCTGATGTGCAAGTCGCCGCTCGGCAGGCACGATGTCCTGCTCGGGCTCTTCGGCTTCGGCTACGTCATCCTGGCGAGCTGGGCCTTCGCCAATGTCTTCTCCGGCCGCGGTGCGCTCATCCATACCGGCGCGCTGATGGCGACGATCATGACCGCCAATGTCTTCTTCAACATCATGCCGGGGCAGCGGAAGGTGATCGCCGCGCTGGTCGCGGGCGAAAAGCCCGATCCGAAATACGGCAAGGCTGCCAAGCAGCGCTCGACGCACAACAATTACATCACCCTGCCGGTGCTGTTCCTGATGCTGTCGAACCATTACCCGGTGACCTATGC encodes:
- a CDS encoding 5-hydroxyisourate hydrolase — its product is MPEFGTRRIAAFSGEWQAMGRLSTHVLDTVNGRPAAGVALTLERLNADGSREKLAQAVTNADGRTDAPLLSGTLVSGTYELSFAIGAYFRGLGAALPEPAFLDLIPIRFGIAEPEGHYHVPLLASPWSYSTYRGS
- a CDS encoding Urate hydroxylase PuuD, with protein sequence MLEAYLMEWGGMMLRWLHVITAIAWIGASFFFIHLDVSLKPAEDIPPGTGGRAWQVHGGGFYEMRKYMVAPAVMPAELTWHKWQSYWTWISGFFLLVWVYYAQSELYLIDPAVMQLSPFAAGAIGIAALVVGWLIYDLMCKSPLGRHDVLLGLFGFGYVILASWAFANVFSGRGALIHTGALMATIMTANVFFNIMPGQRKVIAALVAGEKPDPKYGKAAKQRSTHNNYITLPVLFLMLSNHYPVTYANSAVIPLLVALVIVAGALIRHFFNVRHTDHAKSPWWCWAVAILALWFAFWVAMSSSPGGREQLGLKPRETAKPVLLAGMTLPPAEVSNIVTGRCAMCHAPEPSWPGIQIAPKGVLLHEPEQIAIHARAIRTQAVMTHAMPPNNLSGMTSAERRALAGWLAAAR